The following proteins are co-located in the Deltaproteobacteria bacterium genome:
- a CDS encoding tryptophan synthase subunit alpha produces MLESYIRSRRQEKDILLMTHIVLGYPDFETSLALVETMVQAGVDLMELQIPFSEPIADGPVIARACQKALERGVTVRRCLEAAHEAAANNDIPFLFMSYFNILFKYGTDAFVQRAREAGIKGAIVPDVPPEEGDEYLTAMTAHGLDPIFIFAPTSTDDRMKIVARHARGFVYCVARKGVTGEKTEFSRDLDGYLARCRRATELPLALGFGVSSPEDVDALRGRVDIAVVGSQAIRVLEDKGAAAVGEFIAGLRK; encoded by the coding sequence ATGCTTGAGAGCTACATCCGATCCCGCCGGCAGGAAAAAGACATCCTGCTCATGACCCATATCGTTCTGGGATACCCCGACTTCGAGACCTCTCTGGCCCTGGTGGAGACCATGGTCCAGGCCGGGGTGGACTTGATGGAACTCCAGATTCCCTTTTCCGAGCCCATCGCCGACGGGCCGGTCATTGCCCGGGCCTGCCAGAAGGCCCTGGAGCGTGGCGTCACCGTGCGCCGCTGTCTGGAAGCGGCCCATGAGGCCGCCGCCAACAATGACATTCCGTTTTTGTTCATGAGCTACTTTAACATTTTGTTCAAATACGGAACGGATGCCTTTGTCCAACGGGCCCGGGAGGCCGGAATCAAGGGGGCCATCGTCCCTGACGTCCCCCCAGAGGAAGGCGATGAGTATCTCACGGCCATGACCGCCCATGGCCTGGACCCCATCTTCATTTTTGCCCCGACCTCAACGGATGATCGCATGAAGATCGTTGCCCGGCACGCCCGAGGGTTTGTCTATTGCGTGGCCCGCAAGGGCGTGACCGGCGAGAAGACCGAGTTCTCCCGCGATCTGGACGGGTATCTGGCCCGATGCCGTCGGGCCACGGAGCTGCCCCTGGCTTTGGGTTTTGGTGTATCCAGTCCTGAGGACGTGGATGCCTTGAGGGGCAGGGTGGACATCGCCGTGGTCGGCTCTCAGGCCATCCGTGTTCTGGAAGACAAAGGCGCGGCCGCGGTGGGCGAGTTCATCGCCGGATTGCGGAAGTGA